Proteins encoded in a region of the Candidatus Cybelea sp. genome:
- a CDS encoding beta-ketoacyl-ACP reductase yields MFEGRVALVTGGTRGIGAAITEMLATSGAAVAAGYSRGEESAKKFQGQMREKGANVSVHQGRVDSADDVNRVIKEVMDEHGRIDYLVNNAGITVDKTVRKMSVDDWRQVLDVNLSGAFQMTKGVLEHMIERGSGRIVNISSVIGETGNIGQANYAASKAGLFGFSKSLALEMAQRGITVNCVAPGFIGTEMVAAIPEAALAKVLEKIPQRRLGRPAEVARVVRFLLEDDSSYITGAVYSINGGLDM; encoded by the coding sequence GTGTTTGAAGGCAGAGTGGCTTTGGTAACCGGGGGCACGCGCGGAATCGGCGCGGCGATCACCGAGATGCTGGCGACCAGCGGCGCGGCCGTAGCGGCGGGCTATAGCCGCGGCGAAGAGAGCGCCAAGAAATTTCAGGGTCAGATGCGCGAGAAGGGCGCGAATGTCTCGGTGCACCAGGGGCGCGTTGATTCGGCCGACGACGTCAACCGCGTCATCAAAGAAGTGATGGACGAGCACGGCCGGATCGACTACCTCGTCAACAACGCCGGCATCACCGTCGACAAGACCGTTCGCAAGATGAGCGTCGACGATTGGCGTCAGGTACTCGACGTCAATCTCTCCGGTGCGTTTCAGATGACCAAGGGCGTGCTCGAGCACATGATCGAGCGCGGCTCGGGCCGGATCGTCAACATCAGCTCGGTCATCGGCGAGACCGGCAACATCGGGCAGGCGAACTACGCGGCCTCCAAAGCCGGCCTCTTCGGCTTCTCGAAGAGCTTGGCGCTGGAGATGGCGCAGCGCGGGATCACGGTTAACTGCGTCGCGCCGGGCTTCATCGGAACGGAGATGGTGGCGGCGATTCCGGAAGCCGCGCTCGCGAAGGTGCTGGAGAAGATCCCGCAGCGACGGTTGGGGCGTCCCGCAGAAGTCGCACGCGTGGTGAGGTTCCTTCTGGAAGACGATTCGAGCTACATTACCGGAGCCGTGTATTCGATCAACGGCGGACTGGACATGTAA
- a CDS encoding phosphate ABC transporter ATP-binding protein, with amino-acid sequence MSAVAAPARDLLTVDRLSAYYGDRKAVGDLSLRFPTNAITALIGPSGCGKTTLLRCLNRIHEVSTDGRVEGSVLLDGSDIYDVNVDPMEIRRRIGMVFQRPNPFPTLSILDNTLACAGRRGMRRSEKLEIAERALRSAALWDEVKDKLKTSPLRLSGGQQQRLCIARAVAAQPDVLLMDEATASLDPIATAVIEELMGSLSDSFTIVAVTHNMQQAARVSDVTAFMLADESGTGRLIEVDETGKLFTKPSNPKTEDYITGRFG; translated from the coding sequence GTGAGCGCCGTCGCTGCGCCGGCCCGCGACCTGCTTACCGTCGATCGCTTGAGCGCGTACTACGGCGACCGCAAAGCCGTCGGCGATCTCTCGCTGCGCTTTCCGACCAACGCGATTACCGCGCTGATCGGGCCGTCAGGATGCGGGAAGACGACGCTGCTGCGTTGCCTCAACCGCATCCACGAAGTCAGCACGGACGGGCGCGTCGAGGGGAGCGTGCTGCTCGACGGCTCGGACATCTACGACGTGAACGTCGACCCGATGGAAATTCGGCGGCGCATCGGCATGGTGTTTCAGCGGCCGAACCCGTTCCCGACGCTCTCGATCTTGGACAACACGCTGGCGTGCGCGGGGCGTCGCGGAATGCGGCGCAGCGAGAAGCTGGAGATCGCCGAACGCGCACTGCGCTCGGCCGCGCTTTGGGACGAAGTAAAGGACAAACTGAAGACGAGCCCGCTGCGGCTCTCCGGCGGACAGCAGCAGCGGTTGTGCATCGCGCGTGCGGTCGCCGCGCAGCCCGACGTTCTTTTGATGGACGAGGCGACGGCCTCGCTCGATCCGATCGCGACGGCGGTGATCGAAGAGCTGATGGGATCGCTCTCCGACTCGTTTACCATTGTCGCCGTTACGCACAACATGCAGCAGGCCGCGCGCGTCTCCGACGTTACCGCGTTCATGTTGGCCGACGAGAGCGGCACGGGCCGGCTCATCGAAGTTGACGAAACGGGCAAGCTCTTCACCAAACCGAGCAATCCGAAGACCGAAGACTACATCACCGGGCGTTTCGGTTAA
- the pstA gene encoding phosphate ABC transporter permease PstA — protein MAQNAFRYKGLRRRRIASWLGIALAFCCAAIAAASLLVILGYVVVQGAGAINFDFLTQLPHPIGVPGGGVGNGILGTFIILGIATLMAVPIGLLTGIYLSLFGRGVIPEALRFLSDVLSGVPSIAIGLFAYAVLVAPLRHFSGFSASFAFMMLMLPLLVRTSEQAIRSVPQSVREGALALGMSNFRATVGIVLPTARPAIITALLLAIARVIGETAPLLFTAFGTQFWEANPGNPMAVLALQVFNYAISPYATWQAQAWGGSLLLVGAVFVLSLGARLMLRRSMKGLEA, from the coding sequence GTGGCTCAGAACGCGTTTAGATACAAGGGCCTGCGGCGCCGGCGGATCGCGAGCTGGCTCGGCATCGCGCTTGCGTTCTGCTGCGCAGCGATTGCCGCGGCGTCGCTGCTGGTGATTCTCGGCTACGTCGTCGTGCAGGGCGCCGGCGCGATCAACTTCGATTTTCTGACCCAGCTGCCGCATCCGATCGGCGTGCCCGGGGGCGGTGTCGGCAACGGGATACTAGGCACGTTCATCATCTTGGGCATCGCGACGCTGATGGCGGTGCCGATCGGGCTGCTGACGGGAATTTATCTCTCGCTCTTCGGGCGAGGGGTGATTCCCGAGGCGCTGCGCTTTCTTTCCGACGTGCTCTCGGGCGTGCCGAGCATCGCGATCGGACTCTTCGCGTACGCGGTGCTCGTCGCACCCCTGAGGCACTTCTCAGGCTTCTCTGCCTCGTTTGCGTTCATGATGCTGATGCTGCCGCTGCTGGTGCGAACGTCGGAACAGGCGATCCGCTCGGTGCCGCAGTCGGTACGCGAGGGCGCGCTGGCGCTGGGGATGTCGAACTTCCGCGCGACCGTGGGCATCGTGCTGCCGACCGCGCGGCCGGCGATCATCACGGCGCTGCTGCTGGCGATCGCGCGCGTGATTGGGGAGACGGCGCCGCTGCTCTTCACCGCGTTCGGCACGCAGTTCTGGGAGGCCAATCCGGGGAATCCGATGGCGGTGCTCGCGCTGCAAGTCTTCAACTACGCGATCTCTCCCTACGCGACGTGGCAGGCGCAGGCGTGGGGCGGTTCGCTGCTGCTGGTCGGTGCGGTCTTCGTGTTGAGCCTCGGCGCGCGGCTCATGCTGCGCCGATCGATGAAGGGACTCGAAGCGTGA
- the pstC gene encoding phosphate ABC transporter permease subunit PstC, translating into MTDEPQFRRVARFVSPADRGFAAVVYGGSILFALLILGLFVELVLGSWPSIVRFGPGFIYHSGWDPINSKFGALPMIYGTVVTSLIAIVLAAFVGIMAAVFLADFAPRWLATPLSFLIELLAAVPSVVYGLWGLFVLSPFVRTALGPALQKVLGWTPIFSGTIYGVGLLTAGMILALMIVPTVTAISRDVIAAIPRDLREASMALGTTKWETAVRVVLPAARVGVFGACVLALGRALGETIAVTMVIGNRPEISASVFAPSYTLASVIANEFTEATTSIYVSALIELGLILFAVSIVVNALARVMIWSVRGSERV; encoded by the coding sequence ATGACGGATGAGCCGCAGTTTCGACGCGTTGCGCGTTTTGTAAGCCCGGCCGACCGCGGCTTTGCCGCGGTCGTCTACGGCGGGAGCATACTGTTCGCGCTGCTGATCCTCGGACTGTTCGTCGAACTCGTACTCGGCTCGTGGCCGTCGATCGTCAGGTTCGGTCCAGGGTTCATCTATCACAGCGGCTGGGATCCGATCAACAGCAAGTTCGGCGCGCTGCCGATGATCTACGGCACGGTCGTGACCTCGCTGATCGCGATCGTGCTGGCCGCGTTCGTAGGCATCATGGCTGCGGTTTTCTTAGCCGACTTCGCTCCGCGCTGGCTGGCGACGCCGCTTTCGTTTCTCATCGAGCTGCTCGCGGCCGTGCCAAGCGTCGTCTACGGTCTGTGGGGCCTCTTCGTGCTCTCGCCGTTCGTGCGCACGGCGCTGGGGCCGGCGCTGCAAAAAGTGCTCGGCTGGACGCCGATCTTTTCCGGGACGATCTATGGGGTCGGGCTGCTGACCGCCGGTATGATCCTCGCCCTGATGATCGTTCCGACGGTTACAGCGATTTCGCGCGACGTCATCGCCGCGATTCCGCGCGATCTGCGCGAGGCGTCGATGGCGCTGGGCACGACGAAGTGGGAAACGGCCGTGCGCGTCGTGCTGCCGGCAGCGCGCGTCGGCGTCTTCGGGGCCTGCGTGCTCGCCCTCGGCCGCGCGCTCGGTGAGACGATCGCCGTGACGATGGTGATCGGCAACCGGCCCGAGATTTCGGCCTCCGTCTTCGCGCCGTCGTATACGCTGGCCAGCGTCATCGCTAACGAGTTCACCGAGGCGACGACCAGCATCTACGTCAGCGCGCTCATCGAACTGGGTCTGATTCTCTTTGCCGTCAGCATCGTCGTCAACGCGCTCGCACGCGTGATGATCTGGAGCGTTCGTGGCTCAGAACGCGTTTAG
- the pstS gene encoding phosphate ABC transporter substrate-binding protein PstS, producing the protein MAAIAIPAAAATQLTGAGSTFDFPFFSKAFYIYSQKNPDVTVNYQSIGSGGGIKQFSSKTVDFGATDVPMNAEELAGAKDPVLQIPVTLGGAAMAYNLPGVNSLKLTRQVVADIFLGKITKWNDPQIAKLNKGTNIPGTSIVVVHRSDGSGTSYIFTDFLSHVSPEWKSKVGTGKSPSWPAGVGAKGNEGVAGQVRNTPGGIGYVEMAYVVENKMAAALLENKAGKWVTCTPETVAAAAASKPEVSASNFSIVDAAGANSYPIAGYSWVVVYKKPSDAGRAKALYNVLSWLIGAAGQDNAKSVDYVPLPRNVQETAAATLRQMQH; encoded by the coding sequence ATGGCTGCCATAGCCATACCCGCTGCTGCCGCCACGCAGCTGACCGGAGCGGGGTCGACCTTCGACTTCCCGTTCTTCTCGAAAGCCTTCTACATCTACAGCCAGAAGAATCCGGACGTTACCGTCAACTATCAGTCGATCGGCAGCGGCGGCGGCATCAAGCAGTTCAGCTCGAAGACCGTTGATTTCGGGGCGACCGACGTTCCAATGAACGCCGAAGAGCTGGCCGGAGCGAAGGATCCCGTCCTTCAGATTCCGGTGACCCTCGGCGGTGCCGCGATGGCCTATAACCTCCCGGGCGTCAACAGTCTAAAGCTCACACGTCAGGTCGTGGCCGACATCTTCCTTGGCAAGATCACGAAGTGGAACGACCCGCAGATCGCCAAGCTCAACAAGGGCACGAACATCCCGGGCACGTCGATCGTCGTAGTGCACCGCTCGGACGGTTCGGGCACGAGCTACATCTTCACCGACTTCCTGAGCCACGTTTCGCCGGAATGGAAGAGCAAGGTCGGCACGGGTAAGAGCCCGTCGTGGCCGGCCGGCGTCGGCGCCAAAGGAAACGAGGGCGTCGCCGGGCAGGTCCGCAACACGCCGGGCGGCATCGGTTACGTCGAGATGGCCTACGTCGTCGAGAACAAGATGGCGGCCGCGCTGCTGGAGAACAAGGCCGGCAAGTGGGTTACCTGCACGCCCGAGACGGTCGCGGCCGCCGCGGCGAGCAAGCCCGAGGTGAGCGCTTCGAACTTCTCGATCGTCGACGCTGCGGGGGCCAACTCGTACCCGATTGCCGGATATTCGTGGGTCGTCGTCTATAAGAAGCCTTCGGACGCCGGTCGGGCGAAAGCGCTCTACAACGTGCTTTCATGGCTGATCGGGGCCGCCGGACAAGATAACGCGAAGTCGGTCGACTACGTACCGCTGCCGCGCAACGTCCAAGAGACGGCGGCCGCGACCCTTCGTCAGATGCAGCACTAG
- the thrS gene encoding threonine--tRNA ligase, with product MATLPELRHTAAHVLAYAVQDLFPEAKPTIGPAIENGFYYDFDRAEPFTPEDLERLEKRMNEIVAADYPMTGREVSRNQAIDAFNGNPYKVEIAGEIPKDEPITLYTIGEFTDLCRGGHADSTGAIGAFKLTSVAGAYWRGDEHKPMLQRIYGTAWFDKTELDAYLARLEEARRRDHRRLGAELDLFSFEEAAGGGLVFWHPKGTIVRGIVENFIREGLRERGYQPVVTPHIAHERLYEISGHLANFDENMFGPIEVEGQRFRLKPMNCPGHILIYRNTLRSYRDLPLRLSEFGTVYRFERSGVLHGLTRVRGFTQDDAHLFCTPDQLQHEFEQTLDEALRLMNAFGFTDFEYVLSRRAFEDRAETDAVAEQAIRNALENHELPYSVDEAGGAFYGPKLDINVSDALGRPWQLGTVQVDFVLPERFELKYRGADGQDHRPVMIHRALAGSLERFFGILVEHYGGAFPAWLAPVQVAVAPISENELGYARGVAEQLSKAGFRAEVDESNEKLGYKIRHWKTQKVPYILVAGKREVEDGTVNVNQRGTEQKRNVSVGDFVEELRAVVETKR from the coding sequence ATGGCCACTCTGCCGGAGCTGCGGCATACCGCGGCTCACGTTCTCGCCTATGCCGTCCAGGATCTGTTCCCGGAGGCCAAACCGACCATTGGGCCGGCGATCGAGAACGGCTTCTACTACGATTTCGACCGGGCCGAGCCGTTTACGCCCGAGGACCTCGAACGCCTCGAGAAGCGGATGAACGAGATCGTGGCCGCGGATTACCCGATGACCGGCCGCGAGGTCTCGCGTAACCAAGCGATCGACGCCTTTAATGGCAACCCCTATAAGGTTGAGATCGCCGGCGAAATCCCCAAAGACGAGCCGATCACCCTTTACACGATCGGTGAGTTTACCGATCTCTGCCGCGGCGGCCACGCCGATTCCACCGGGGCAATCGGCGCATTCAAGCTGACCAGCGTGGCCGGAGCCTACTGGCGGGGCGACGAGCACAAGCCGATGCTCCAGCGCATCTACGGGACCGCTTGGTTCGACAAAACGGAGCTCGACGCGTACCTGGCGCGCCTCGAGGAGGCTCGGCGGCGCGACCACCGGCGCCTCGGCGCCGAGCTCGACCTCTTCTCATTTGAAGAGGCGGCCGGCGGCGGGCTCGTCTTTTGGCACCCTAAGGGGACCATCGTCCGCGGGATCGTCGAGAACTTCATCCGCGAGGGGCTGCGCGAGCGGGGCTATCAGCCGGTCGTGACGCCCCACATCGCGCACGAGCGTCTATACGAAATCTCAGGACACCTCGCTAACTTTGACGAGAACATGTTCGGTCCCATCGAGGTGGAGGGCCAGCGTTTTCGGCTCAAGCCGATGAACTGCCCAGGCCACATCCTCATATATCGGAACACGTTGCGCAGCTATCGCGATCTGCCGCTGCGTCTTTCTGAATTTGGGACCGTCTATCGTTTCGAACGCTCCGGCGTCCTGCACGGGCTCACCCGCGTGCGCGGCTTCACGCAGGACGACGCCCATCTTTTTTGCACGCCCGATCAACTGCAGCATGAGTTCGAACAAACGCTCGACGAAGCGCTTCGCTTGATGAACGCCTTCGGCTTTACCGACTTCGAGTACGTGCTCTCGCGGCGCGCGTTCGAGGATCGCGCCGAAACCGACGCCGTCGCCGAGCAAGCGATTCGCAACGCGCTCGAAAATCACGAGCTCCCCTACAGCGTCGACGAAGCCGGCGGCGCCTTTTACGGACCGAAGCTCGATATCAACGTGAGCGACGCGCTCGGCCGTCCGTGGCAGCTCGGCACCGTTCAGGTCGATTTCGTGCTGCCGGAACGCTTCGAGCTGAAATATCGTGGCGCCGATGGTCAAGATCACCGCCCCGTCATGATTCACCGCGCGCTTGCCGGGTCGCTCGAACGCTTCTTCGGGATTCTCGTCGAGCACTACGGCGGAGCCTTCCCGGCTTGGCTGGCGCCCGTCCAGGTCGCCGTTGCGCCGATATCCGAGAACGAACTAGGCTACGCTCGGGGCGTGGCCGAGCAGCTGTCAAAAGCGGGCTTTCGCGCCGAGGTAGACGAATCAAACGAAAAGCTCGGATACAAGATCCGGCATTGGAAGACCCAAAAGGTACCCTACATTTTGGTGGCCGGCAAGCGAGAGGTTGAAGACGGAACCGTCAACGTAAATCAACGGGGCACCGAGCAGAAACGCAACGTTTCGGTTGGTGACTTCGTTGAGGAGTTGCGGGCCGTAGTCGAAACGAAACGATAA
- a CDS encoding MFS transporter has protein sequence MEMTAAGRKTFIASFLGWTLDAFDFFLLTFVITRVATSFNKEIAEVAFALTLTLACRPIGALLFGWLADRYGRRTPLMVDIAFYSIIEPLTAFSPNFTIFLVLRALYGIAMGGEWGLGAAMAMESLPPQRRGFFSGFLQEGYMVGYLLAALAYFLVFNFTHWDWRGLFVIGVLPAGLIFFIRSSVPESPVWLAGRAQRIAPSAGLLLRSLRAHWPLFIYAVAFLAAMNAMSHGTQDLYATFLEKGRGFSHGQVTLLSVIAAVGAIGGGIFFGTLSQRFGRRAIAMVCAVLAVCAIPLWVFSPTITLLAVGAFAMQLAVQGAWGVIPAHLNELSPAEVRGTFPGFTYQLGNLIAAGVAQFEASIAKHSGYAQAMATVVIGVLVLVFALSALGYLVRPENRHEALTG, from the coding sequence ATGGAGATGACCGCCGCTGGGCGCAAGACCTTCATCGCGTCCTTCCTTGGCTGGACGCTCGATGCGTTCGATTTTTTCTTACTGACTTTCGTGATCACGCGCGTCGCGACGAGCTTCAACAAGGAAATCGCCGAGGTGGCGTTCGCCCTGACGCTGACGCTCGCGTGTCGCCCGATCGGCGCATTGCTCTTCGGTTGGCTCGCCGACCGCTACGGGCGCCGCACGCCGCTGATGGTCGACATCGCCTTCTACTCGATCATCGAGCCGCTCACCGCGTTCTCGCCGAACTTCACGATATTTCTCGTGCTGCGCGCGCTCTACGGCATCGCGATGGGCGGCGAATGGGGCCTCGGTGCCGCGATGGCGATGGAATCGCTGCCGCCCCAACGCCGCGGTTTCTTTAGCGGCTTTCTGCAAGAAGGCTACATGGTCGGTTACCTGCTTGCCGCGCTCGCGTATTTTCTCGTCTTCAACTTCACGCACTGGGATTGGCGCGGACTCTTCGTGATCGGCGTGCTTCCCGCCGGGCTGATCTTCTTCATCCGCTCGAGCGTCCCGGAATCACCCGTGTGGCTCGCCGGACGCGCGCAGCGGATCGCGCCGTCCGCCGGGCTCTTGCTGCGATCGTTGCGCGCACACTGGCCGCTCTTTATCTACGCCGTCGCGTTTCTCGCGGCGATGAACGCGATGTCGCACGGCACGCAAGATCTCTACGCAACGTTCCTTGAAAAGGGCCGCGGGTTCTCGCACGGGCAGGTGACGCTGCTCTCGGTGATCGCGGCCGTCGGCGCGATCGGAGGCGGCATCTTCTTCGGCACGCTCTCGCAACGCTTCGGGCGCCGCGCCATCGCGATGGTCTGCGCGGTGCTCGCCGTCTGCGCGATCCCGCTCTGGGTTTTCAGTCCCACGATAACCCTGCTCGCCGTCGGCGCTTTCGCGATGCAGCTCGCCGTGCAAGGCGCCTGGGGCGTCATCCCCGCGCATCTCAACGAGCTCTCGCCGGCCGAAGTGCGCGGCACCTTTCCCGGCTTCACCTACCAGCTTGGAAATCTTATCGCTGCGGGAGTCGCGCAGTTCGAGGCCTCGATCGCCAAACACTCCGGCTACGCTCAGGCGATGGCAACGGTAGTGATCGGCGTGCTCGTTCTCGTCTTTGCGCTCAGCGCGCTGGGCTATCTCGTGCGCCCCGAGAATCGGCACGAAGCGCTGACCGGATAA
- a CDS encoding FliA/WhiG family RNA polymerase sigma factor, with protein MSEEPRARPVRLYDIGGSQLTREAVIHKYLHLVKYVAGRISVHLPSSVDINDLINDGVFGLLDAIEKYDGSRSVKFETYAVTRINGSIIDALRSLDWVPRTIRLRARELERAAEELEALLGRAPSSEELAERLEITAAELAALVARVRATALLSLEEVLPHRSGDGVPLAETLADDDSDVAFDLERDEQRSELVAAVESLPPQERTVITRYYFKGQRLREIKAELGVSESRISQIHSAAVARLRRILR; from the coding sequence GTGAGTGAAGAGCCGCGCGCGAGGCCGGTGCGACTCTACGACATCGGGGGCAGTCAACTCACGCGCGAAGCCGTCATTCACAAGTACCTCCACCTCGTCAAGTACGTCGCCGGCCGCATCTCCGTCCATCTTCCGTCGAGCGTCGACATCAACGACCTGATCAACGACGGCGTCTTCGGCCTGCTCGACGCGATCGAGAAGTACGACGGCTCGCGTTCGGTTAAGTTCGAGACGTACGCGGTCACGCGAATCAATGGGTCGATCATCGACGCGCTACGCAGCCTCGATTGGGTTCCGCGCACGATCCGCCTGCGCGCGCGCGAATTGGAGCGCGCGGCGGAGGAGCTCGAGGCGCTGCTCGGACGCGCGCCGAGCAGCGAGGAGCTGGCGGAACGCTTGGAGATCACTGCCGCCGAATTGGCCGCACTCGTCGCCCGCGTGCGCGCAACGGCGCTGCTCTCGCTAGAGGAGGTGCTGCCGCACCGCAGCGGCGACGGCGTACCGCTGGCCGAGACGCTCGCGGACGACGACAGCGACGTCGCGTTCGATCTCGAGCGCGACGAGCAGCGGTCAGAACTCGTCGCCGCGGTCGAGTCCCTTCCGCCGCAAGAACGGACCGTCATTACGCGCTACTACTTCAAGGGGCAGCGGCTGCGTGAGATCAAAGCGGAGCTCGGCGTCTCGGAATCACGCATCTCACAGATTCACTCGGCGGCAGTTGCGCGTCTGCGGCGAATACTGAGATAG
- a CDS encoding NAD(P)/FAD-dependent oxidoreductase gives MNNTELVIIGCGPAGATAAREAAQTGLQTVVLERDAVVGAKRVCAAGLRPGFCEEFELPRSLVHCDTPRLGLFDARGVEHEVVFGPGHTTTREELDGTMARLAVQAGAEIRTQALFRAVDFSGGRAVVEYADLASGERRTIRARHVFFANGATSRLESPAFGRLAMRGWNEGLMTTLQQRVYLTRPALPIAYQTLEMHYYAGRDGRQIIGWMFPKRDHLAIGLGVLGKLEGAALRAELDALVQRICRRLCADVGERKQEGSLLYGGIPRPNFGDGGLLVGGTAAGLVDATNGEGIFEAAMSGRIAAECVTRERAGDGRAGARFAALLRERFSRRLKHRVALMRYLERRPRRFGLLFEQLARTPRLAAVLQMEDHKRTMTDRLYLYVQALQFGMRTLNCRE, from the coding sequence ATTAACAACACCGAGCTAGTCATTATAGGCTGCGGACCGGCCGGAGCGACCGCAGCGCGCGAGGCGGCCCAAACGGGGCTCCAAACCGTCGTTCTCGAGCGGGACGCGGTGGTGGGAGCCAAGCGCGTCTGCGCCGCCGGGCTGCGCCCAGGCTTTTGCGAGGAGTTCGAGCTGCCGCGCTCGCTCGTACATTGCGATACGCCGCGGCTGGGACTCTTCGACGCGCGCGGCGTCGAGCACGAAGTGGTCTTCGGCCCCGGTCACACCACGACGCGCGAGGAGCTGGACGGCACGATGGCGCGGCTCGCGGTGCAAGCCGGCGCGGAGATTCGCACGCAGGCACTCTTTCGGGCGGTCGATTTTTCCGGCGGGCGCGCCGTCGTGGAGTACGCGGACCTCGCGAGCGGCGAGCGCCGCACGATCCGTGCGCGGCATGTCTTCTTTGCCAACGGCGCCACGTCGCGGCTGGAATCCCCGGCGTTCGGGCGTTTAGCGATGCGCGGCTGGAACGAAGGTTTGATGACGACGCTGCAGCAGCGGGTCTACCTGACGCGCCCCGCGCTGCCGATCGCATACCAAACGCTCGAGATGCACTACTACGCCGGGCGCGACGGGCGGCAGATCATCGGCTGGATGTTTCCCAAACGCGATCACCTCGCAATCGGGTTGGGCGTCCTCGGCAAACTCGAGGGCGCCGCTTTGCGCGCAGAGCTCGACGCACTCGTGCAGCGGATCTGCCGGCGGCTCTGCGCCGATGTAGGTGAGCGCAAGCAGGAGGGAAGCCTGCTCTACGGCGGCATACCGCGGCCCAACTTCGGAGACGGTGGTCTGCTCGTCGGCGGAACGGCCGCCGGATTGGTCGATGCGACCAACGGCGAGGGGATCTTTGAAGCGGCCATGAGCGGGCGGATCGCCGCGGAGTGCGTTACGCGCGAGCGCGCCGGCGACGGGCGTGCGGGCGCGCGGTTTGCCGCGCTGCTGCGCGAGCGGTTCTCACGGCGACTCAAACACCGGGTCGCATTGATGCGCTATCTCGAGCGCCGCCCGCGGCGTTTCGGGCTGCTTTTCGAGCAGCTCGCTAGGACTCCGCGACTGGCTGCGGTATTGCAGATGGAAGATCACAAGCGAACAATGACCGATCGTCTGTACCTCTACGTGCAAGCATTACAATTCGGCATGCGGACGCTCAACTGCCGTGAGTGA